In a single window of the Serratia quinivorans genome:
- the hbpA gene encoding Hemin-binding lipoprotein, which translates to MKAFVPSLVFLAVAASFSTQAATPANTLVIAQSIDDVVSFDPAQGFELTTVQSFNSLYQRLIQSDPKNPIELKPTLASEWQAGSDNRSLTFTLRPDAKFASGNPLRPEDVIFSLSRVVKLNLEPSFILTQLGWNAKNVDQYLTKVDDHRVKISWSENVSPAFVLSLLSAPVSSIVDAKEALAHQQGDDFGHQWLNSHSAGSGPYKIRTYVPHEVVVLDANPGSPEGAPTLKTILIKNVPDPAARRLLIEQGDADIARNLGADQMAALKGKPGVKPLAIPYASLYFLQFNAKASPALGNPAFWEAARWLFDYKGIADDLLKGQFQTHQAFLPEGYLGALKDKPYSFNPTKAKEILAKAGLKDVSFKLEVNNQPPYLDIAQALQASFAQGGVKVSLVPGLSAQVSTKVKSLNYDATLTSWGPDYFDPNTNAAAFAYNPEDGSKTLAWRANWQIPALNKLTLAATAENDTAKRVADYQQLQQAVQQSSPFVIGLQARSLIAVRDNLKGYEQGINPDMVFYSKVSK; encoded by the coding sequence ATGAAAGCGTTCGTCCCTTCTTTGGTGTTTTTGGCCGTGGCGGCCAGTTTCAGCACGCAGGCAGCAACTCCGGCGAATACGTTGGTCATTGCCCAGTCAATCGATGACGTAGTCAGTTTTGACCCGGCTCAGGGTTTTGAATTAACCACGGTGCAGTCATTTAACAGCCTGTATCAGCGGCTGATCCAGTCCGATCCAAAAAATCCGATTGAGCTTAAACCGACGTTGGCCAGCGAATGGCAGGCGGGCAGCGATAACCGCAGCCTGACTTTTACCCTGCGACCGGACGCCAAATTTGCCAGCGGCAACCCGCTGCGCCCGGAGGACGTGATCTTCTCGCTGTCGCGGGTGGTGAAGCTGAATCTGGAGCCGTCGTTTATCCTCACCCAACTGGGCTGGAACGCTAAAAATGTCGACCAGTACCTGACCAAGGTTGATGACCATCGGGTAAAAATCAGCTGGAGCGAAAACGTCAGCCCGGCGTTTGTGCTTAGCCTGCTTTCGGCACCGGTATCTTCCATTGTCGATGCCAAAGAAGCGTTGGCACATCAGCAGGGTGATGACTTTGGTCATCAATGGTTGAACAGCCATTCTGCCGGTAGCGGCCCGTATAAAATTCGCACCTATGTGCCGCATGAAGTGGTGGTGCTTGACGCCAACCCAGGCTCGCCAGAGGGCGCACCCACGCTGAAAACCATCCTGATCAAGAACGTGCCGGATCCGGCCGCCCGCCGCTTGTTGATCGAGCAGGGGGACGCCGATATTGCGCGAAACCTTGGTGCCGACCAGATGGCAGCGCTGAAAGGCAAGCCGGGCGTCAAGCCGCTGGCGATCCCGTATGCCTCACTCTATTTCCTGCAGTTCAACGCCAAGGCGTCACCGGCACTGGGTAACCCGGCATTTTGGGAGGCGGCGCGCTGGCTGTTCGACTATAAAGGCATTGCCGACGATCTGCTGAAAGGGCAATTCCAGACCCATCAGGCGTTCCTGCCGGAGGGTTACCTGGGGGCGTTGAAGGATAAGCCTTACAGTTTTAATCCGACCAAGGCCAAGGAGATTCTGGCCAAGGCCGGTCTGAAAGACGTCAGCTTTAAGCTGGAGGTCAACAACCAGCCGCCGTATCTGGATATCGCACAGGCATTACAGGCCAGCTTCGCACAGGGCGGGGTGAAGGTGAGTCTGGTGCCGGGCCTCAGTGCGCAGGTCTCCACCAAGGTCAAATCCCTCAACTACGACGCGACCCTGACCTCCTGGGGGCCGGATTATTTTGACCCAAATACCAACGCCGCCGCTTTCGCCTATAACCCGGAAGACGGCAGCAAAACGCTGGCCTGGCGTGCCAACTGGCAGATCCCTGCATTGAACAAGCTGACGCTGGCGGCCACGGCGGAAAATGACACCGCCAAACGGGTGGCGGATTACCAACAGTTGCAGCAAGCCGTTCAGCAAAGCTCGCCGTTTGTGATCGGCCTGCAGGCACGCAGCCTGATTGCGGTGCGCGACAACCTGAAAGGCTATGAGCAGGGCATCAACCCTGACATGGTGTTCTACAGCAAGGTCAGCAAGTAA
- the dppB_2 gene encoding Dipeptide transport system permease protein dppB: MISRSSSAGFARHSWRWGRRLFTGLLSLALTLLGLLLFTFMLSHLAPIDPTLQIAGDHASEATYAQVRHDLGLDQPLPVQFWRYLVHLAHGDMGISRITSQPVLSDLLRTFPATVELATCAIILGAVGGITLAFLAVIKPGGWLDNVARLLSLIGYSVPIFWLSLLGLLLFYATLHWSAGPGRLDDIYLYSMEPRSGFILVDSWLSGDREMFYNAISHLWLPVVALALLSMAGITRLLRAAMLEECNKEYVTLARSKGASRARILVRHVFPNVLGTLITVLSLSYASLLEGAVLTETVFAWPGVGRYLTTALFAADTPAILGATLLIGTCFVVLNALADALTYLVDPRTR; this comes from the coding sequence ATGATCAGCCGTTCCTCTTCGGCCGGGTTCGCCCGGCACAGTTGGCGCTGGGGCCGCAGGCTGTTTACCGGCTTGCTGTCGCTGGCGCTGACGCTGCTTGGCCTGCTGCTGTTCACCTTTATGCTCTCACACCTGGCACCGATCGATCCTACGTTGCAAATTGCCGGCGATCACGCCAGCGAAGCGACCTATGCTCAGGTGCGCCATGATTTGGGGCTGGATCAGCCGTTGCCGGTGCAATTCTGGCGTTACCTGGTGCATCTGGCGCACGGGGATATGGGCATCTCGCGCATTACTTCGCAGCCGGTGCTGAGCGATTTACTTCGTACCTTCCCGGCAACGGTGGAACTGGCGACCTGCGCGATCATCCTCGGCGCCGTCGGCGGCATTACGCTGGCGTTTCTGGCGGTGATCAAACCGGGCGGCTGGCTGGACAACGTGGCGCGCCTGCTGTCGCTGATCGGCTATTCGGTGCCGATCTTCTGGCTTAGCCTGCTGGGGCTGCTGCTGTTTTACGCCACATTGCATTGGTCGGCGGGGCCGGGGCGGCTGGATGATATCTATCTGTACAGCATGGAGCCGCGCAGCGGATTTATCCTGGTTGACAGTTGGCTGTCCGGCGATCGCGAAATGTTCTACAACGCCATCAGCCACCTGTGGCTGCCGGTGGTGGCGCTGGCGCTGCTGTCGATGGCGGGTATCACCCGTTTACTGCGCGCCGCGATGCTGGAAGAGTGCAATAAAGAGTACGTTACCCTGGCGCGTTCCAAAGGGGCCAGCCGCGCGCGCATTCTTGTGCGTCACGTATTCCCCAACGTGTTGGGCACGTTGATCACCGTACTGTCGCTGTCCTACGCCAGCCTGCTGGAGGGCGCGGTATTGACCGAAACGGTATTTGCCTGGCCCGGTGTAGGGCGTTATCTGACTACCGCGCTGTTTGCCGCCGATACGCCGGCCATTCTTGGTGCCACCTTGCTGATTGGCACCTGTTTTGTGGTGCTTAATGCGCTGGCCGACGCGCTGACCTATTTAGTGGACCCGCGAACCCGATGA
- the ddpC_2 gene encoding Probable D,D-dipeptide transport system permease protein ddpC has translation MSQYLSEHEPQGEPAAAYRPRGRLTTLTIGATLVAILILTALLAPWLAPFDPNLQHIELRLLPPSSGHWLGTDGFGRDLLSRVIYGARPTLILVSLILLLTIPIGLLVGISAGYLGGWVERILMRITDIFLSLPSLVIALAFVAVLGPGLMNGALALALTSWPSFARQARAETLALRRSDYLAAARMQGIGGLRLMVGHILPLCLPSAVVRAALSLGGIILSAAGLGFLGMGVAPPTAEWGSMVAEGSKVIFDQWWVAAVPGGAILFASLAFNLLGDGLRDKMDPRHGH, from the coding sequence ATGAGCCAATATCTTTCTGAACATGAACCCCAGGGCGAACCGGCCGCCGCTTACCGCCCACGCGGCCGACTGACCACGCTAACGATTGGCGCAACGCTGGTGGCTATTTTAATCCTCACTGCGCTGTTGGCCCCCTGGCTGGCGCCGTTCGATCCCAATTTGCAACACATCGAGCTGCGGCTGTTGCCGCCTTCTTCCGGCCATTGGCTGGGCACCGACGGCTTTGGTCGTGACCTGTTGTCACGGGTGATTTACGGGGCTCGTCCAACGCTGATCCTGGTGTCATTGATCCTGCTGCTGACCATTCCGATTGGCCTGCTGGTGGGCATTAGCGCCGGTTATCTCGGTGGCTGGGTCGAGCGTATTCTGATGCGCATAACCGATATTTTTCTGTCGTTGCCCAGCCTGGTGATCGCACTGGCGTTTGTTGCCGTGCTGGGGCCGGGGTTGATGAACGGTGCGCTGGCGTTGGCGTTAACCAGTTGGCCTTCTTTCGCCCGGCAGGCGCGGGCAGAAACGCTGGCGCTGCGTCGCAGTGATTATTTGGCGGCGGCGCGGATGCAGGGCATTGGTGGTCTGCGGTTGATGGTTGGGCACATTTTGCCGTTATGCCTGCCGAGTGCAGTGGTGCGTGCGGCGCTGAGCCTGGGCGGGATTATCCTGTCTGCCGCCGGTTTGGGCTTTCTCGGCATGGGCGTGGCGCCACCGACTGCCGAATGGGGGTCAATGGTAGCCGAGGGCAGCAAAGTGATTTTTGACCAATGGTGGGTCGCCGCGGTACCGGGTGGGGCGATCTTGTTTGCCAGCCTGGCCTTTAACCTGTTGGGCGACGGCCTGCGCGATAAAATGGATCCTCGTCATGGGCACTGA
- the gsiA_8 gene encoding Glutathione import ATP-binding protein GsiA: MGTDNNLLTVERLSVALPGAQPLVKGISFSMGQERLALVGESGSGKSLTARALMGLLPPPLQLQAQRLTLGGDDLARLSERQWNRLRGNKVAMVMQDPKHALNPTQPIGRQVEEPLLLHTRLGRAERREKVLDMLAAVGLPAPAALRQRYPHQLSGGMGQRVMLAIALINDPQLLIADEPTSALDHQMRDQVLQLIENLVEQRNMGLILISHDLQQVAHYCERVLVMYKGELLDQLPADRLASATHPYTRTLWSCRPSKETHGKLLPVLDRALLESLK, from the coding sequence ATGGGCACTGATAACAATTTATTGACCGTTGAACGGCTATCGGTAGCGCTGCCGGGCGCGCAGCCGCTGGTCAAAGGCATTTCTTTCAGCATGGGACAGGAGCGGCTGGCGCTGGTCGGTGAGTCCGGTTCCGGCAAATCTCTGACTGCGCGGGCCTTGATGGGGCTGCTGCCGCCGCCGTTGCAGCTACAGGCGCAGCGTTTAACCTTGGGCGGGGACGATCTGGCACGCCTGAGCGAGCGTCAGTGGAACCGTCTGCGCGGCAACAAAGTGGCGATGGTGATGCAGGATCCCAAGCATGCGCTGAACCCGACCCAGCCGATTGGCCGTCAGGTGGAGGAGCCGTTGCTGCTGCATACCCGCCTGGGCCGCGCCGAACGGCGAGAGAAGGTGCTGGATATGCTGGCGGCGGTTGGCTTGCCCGCCCCTGCCGCGCTGCGTCAACGCTACCCGCACCAGCTGTCTGGCGGCATGGGACAACGGGTGATGCTGGCAATCGCGTTGATTAACGATCCGCAATTACTGATTGCCGACGAACCCACGTCCGCTTTGGATCACCAGATGCGCGATCAGGTATTGCAACTGATTGAGAACCTGGTGGAGCAGCGCAATATGGGCCTGATTTTGATCAGCCACGATTTACAACAGGTGGCGCACTACTGCGAACGGGTGTTGGTGATGTACAAGGGGGAACTGCTGGATCAGTTACCCGCCGATCGTCTGGCCTCGGCCACTCACCCCTATACCCGCACGCTGTGGTCGTGTCGGCCAAGTAAGGAAACCCATGGCAAACTGTTGCCGGTGTTGGATCGCGCGTTGTTGGAGTCGCTGAAATGA
- the gsiA_9 gene encoding Glutathione import ATP-binding protein GsiA has product MSLITLDNLSVSHRQGYDVRTVVHEVNLHIEAGECFGLVGPSGCGKSSLLWVLAGLNENWSGGFQLLGRDLQPGRPFTGTLRREVQMVFQDPYASLHPKHRLLRTLAEPLKLLKESGIEQKISAGFRQVGLDPRLLDRYPHQLSGGQRQRVAIVRALLLKPKLLLLDEPTSALDMSVQAEILNLLNELKQAGDLTMILVSHDADVIDHMCDRSVAMAHGRLVN; this is encoded by the coding sequence ATGAGCCTGATTACACTGGATAACCTCAGCGTCAGCCATCGGCAGGGCTATGACGTGCGTACCGTGGTGCATGAGGTCAACCTGCATATTGAAGCTGGCGAGTGTTTTGGTTTGGTCGGCCCTTCCGGCTGCGGTAAATCGTCGCTGCTGTGGGTGTTGGCCGGGCTGAATGAAAACTGGAGCGGCGGTTTCCAACTGCTGGGCCGCGATTTGCAGCCGGGTCGCCCGTTCACCGGTACGTTGCGGCGCGAGGTGCAGATGGTGTTTCAGGATCCTTATGCCTCGCTGCACCCCAAACATCGCTTGCTGCGTACGCTGGCGGAGCCGCTGAAATTGCTCAAAGAGAGCGGTATCGAACAGAAGATCAGCGCCGGTTTTCGTCAGGTAGGGCTGGATCCTCGGTTATTGGACCGTTATCCGCACCAGCTTTCCGGCGGTCAACGTCAACGAGTAGCGATAGTGCGCGCACTGCTGTTAAAACCCAAACTGCTGTTGCTCGATGAGCCAACCTCGGCGCTGGATATGTCGGTGCAGGCGGAGATCCTCAACCTGCTCAACGAGCTGAAACAGGCGGGTGACCTGACGATGATCCTGGTCAGTCACGACGCCGATGTGATCGACCACATGTGCGATCGCTCGGTGGCGATGGCGCACGGCCGTCTGGTCAACTGA
- the dppA_5 gene encoding Dipeptide-binding protein, which translates to MKRLIPTLLFSALAASFGAQAATPKDQLVVVSSLEGIISLDPAESFETVSSANLVNLYQRLLTPDRTTPEKLAPELASGWQAGADGRSLIFTLKANQRFASGNPVRPEDVIFSLVRAVKLNKAPSFILGEFGWTPENVESQLKKLGDNQVQLSWSANIGSGLALRLLTAPVASIVDEKLLSEHSQQGDFGNAWLRSNSAGAGPYRVSNYVPHEALLFSRNDYAQPQAKIKTVLLKNVSDAGTRRLLLLKGDADVAYDLGADQFNSLRKEPAVRIEQQDSSKVYYLGFNTGSKQTPALSNPALWQAARWLVDYQSIADNLLKGQYRVHQAFLPLGLDGAIDDQPFKLDVARAKQILHDAGIAEGTRIDLIVINQPPYTDIAQVLQASFAKAGLQLDIHPVVESDLWGKMRSRDFQAIFTYWGADYLDPNTNASAFAYNVPGGPKTLAWRTQWNIPALSAETRAAAAEGDRAKRAAHYASLQRELQTSSPYVVALQGQTLVALRDNVKNAKVDIANSMLYLDRVSK; encoded by the coding sequence ATGAAACGGCTAATTCCCACCTTATTGTTCAGCGCCCTGGCGGCGAGCTTTGGCGCACAGGCGGCTACCCCGAAAGACCAGCTAGTAGTGGTCAGTTCGCTGGAAGGCATCATCAGTCTGGATCCGGCCGAAAGTTTCGAAACCGTCAGCTCGGCCAACCTGGTCAATCTGTATCAGCGGCTGCTCACGCCGGACCGTACCACGCCGGAAAAATTGGCGCCGGAGTTGGCCAGCGGTTGGCAGGCGGGGGCGGACGGTCGCAGCCTGATTTTTACCCTGAAGGCAAACCAGCGCTTTGCTTCCGGTAATCCGGTGCGGCCGGAGGATGTGATCTTCTCCCTGGTAAGAGCGGTAAAGCTGAACAAGGCGCCGTCGTTCATTCTCGGCGAATTTGGCTGGACGCCGGAAAACGTCGAGAGTCAGTTGAAGAAGCTGGGCGATAACCAGGTGCAGTTAAGCTGGTCGGCCAATATCGGTAGTGGGCTGGCATTGCGGCTATTGACCGCGCCGGTTGCCTCGATCGTCGATGAAAAACTGTTGAGTGAGCACAGCCAACAGGGAGATTTCGGCAACGCCTGGCTGCGTTCCAATTCCGCCGGTGCAGGGCCTTATCGCGTCAGTAACTATGTGCCGCATGAGGCACTGTTATTCAGTCGGAACGACTACGCTCAACCGCAGGCGAAGATAAAAACGGTGTTGCTGAAGAACGTCAGCGATGCCGGAACCCGGCGCCTGTTGCTGCTGAAAGGAGACGCCGACGTGGCTTACGACCTGGGTGCCGATCAGTTCAATTCGCTGCGTAAAGAGCCGGCTGTCAGGATAGAGCAGCAGGACTCGTCCAAAGTCTATTATCTCGGCTTCAACACCGGCAGCAAACAGACGCCGGCGTTGAGCAACCCAGCCCTGTGGCAGGCGGCGCGCTGGCTGGTGGACTATCAATCCATTGCCGACAACCTGTTGAAGGGGCAGTACCGTGTTCACCAGGCGTTTCTGCCGCTGGGGCTGGATGGCGCGATCGACGACCAACCGTTCAAGCTCGACGTAGCCAGGGCCAAACAGATTTTGCATGACGCCGGGATTGCCGAAGGTACGCGCATTGATCTGATCGTCATCAACCAGCCGCCGTATACCGATATTGCCCAGGTGCTGCAGGCCAGCTTTGCCAAGGCCGGTTTGCAACTGGATATCCATCCGGTGGTGGAAAGCGATCTGTGGGGCAAGATGCGCAGTCGTGATTTCCAGGCCATTTTCACCTATTGGGGGGCCGACTATCTGGACCCGAACACTAACGCCAGCGCCTTTGCTTACAATGTGCCCGGCGGGCCGAAAACCCTGGCATGGCGTACCCAGTGGAACATCCCGGCGCTGAGTGCGGAAACCCGCGCAGCGGCGGCGGAAGGTGACAGGGCAAAACGCGCCGCGCACTACGCCAGCTTGCAGCGTGAATTACAGACCAGCTCACCTTACGTGGTGGCATTGCAGGGGCAAACGCTGGTGGCGCTGCGCGACAACGTTAAAAACGCCAAAGTGGATATCGCCAACAGCATGCTGTATCTGGATCGCGTGAGTAAGTAA
- a CDS encoding Nitrate and nitrite sensing gives MSRNHVFPPSAGDFLLASRRCEITVLQQLLQMGQLVGRVSQLIHVLQRERGTVNIYLCSQGALFGERLAGRAQEVQQAELAVQRQLMQLDDNTAPLASASRLFSRIACALHNLAGLPALRCQVQQRQILQPAAMGIFNEVIHSLLALVFEAADACAEPTTARALIAMFSFMQGKELAGQERAIGAAGFASMHFDESAHQQLLVLIEGQERCFATFSEFADEPSLAQWRRMQQQDDREFERLRRIACTQWQLSNKADTSLRWFEITSARIDLMKQIEDRLEEALMVSCRHNLTQARHAMAEDCAVYAPQPMRESYAVFVAAPLGDASPLVGDGIHPRLGRSMLELIQQQSQRLHALSEELATARATLSERKQIERAKALLIQHRGLTEAAAHRLLLKMAMNQNQRLIDIANAMLAVADILPPSGNTP, from the coding sequence ATGAGCCGCAATCACGTTTTCCCACCCAGCGCCGGCGACTTTTTGCTGGCCTCCAGGCGCTGTGAAATCACCGTATTGCAGCAACTGTTGCAAATGGGGCAGCTGGTCGGCCGGGTCAGCCAGTTGATCCACGTGCTCCAACGGGAACGCGGTACCGTCAATATTTACCTGTGTTCACAGGGAGCATTGTTCGGTGAACGCTTGGCCGGAAGGGCGCAGGAAGTGCAACAGGCTGAACTGGCGGTGCAGCGCCAGTTGATGCAGTTGGATGACAACACCGCCCCCCTGGCCAGCGCCAGCCGTCTTTTCAGCCGCATTGCCTGCGCACTGCATAATCTTGCTGGCTTGCCCGCGTTGCGCTGCCAGGTGCAGCAACGTCAAATTTTGCAGCCTGCCGCCATGGGCATCTTTAATGAAGTTATTCATAGCCTGCTGGCGCTGGTGTTCGAAGCGGCGGATGCCTGCGCGGAACCCACCACGGCACGTGCGTTGATCGCCATGTTCAGCTTTATGCAGGGCAAGGAGCTGGCTGGGCAGGAACGGGCGATCGGCGCGGCCGGTTTTGCCTCCATGCATTTCGATGAGTCGGCGCACCAGCAGCTACTGGTGCTTATCGAAGGGCAAGAGCGCTGTTTTGCTACCTTCAGCGAGTTTGCCGATGAGCCTTCGCTGGCCCAGTGGCGGCGAATGCAGCAACAGGATGACCGCGAGTTTGAGCGCCTGCGCCGTATTGCCTGCACCCAATGGCAACTGAGTAACAAAGCCGACACCAGTCTGCGCTGGTTTGAGATCACCAGTGCGCGTATCGATCTGATGAAACAGATTGAGGATCGGCTGGAGGAGGCGCTGATGGTCAGTTGCCGCCACAATCTGACCCAGGCCCGGCACGCAATGGCGGAGGACTGCGCAGTTTACGCGCCACAGCCGATGCGAGAAAGTTACGCGGTTTTCGTGGCTGCGCCTTTGGGGGATGCATCGCCGCTGGTGGGGGATGGTATCCACCCGCGCCTGGGGCGCTCGATGCTGGAATTGATTCAGCAGCAGTCACAACGTCTGCATGCGCTGTCGGAGGAACTGGCCACGGCGCGTGCGACCTTGAGTGAACGCAAGCAGATAGAACGCGCCAAAGCGCTGCTGATCCAGCATCGCGGATTGACCGAGGCGGCGGCCCATCGGCTGTTGCTAAAGATGGCGATGAACCAGAACCAACGGCTGATTGATATTGCCAATGCCATGCTGGCGGTGGCGGATATTCTGCCGCCCAGCGGAAATACTCCCTAA
- the nrtA gene encoding Nitrate transport protein NrtA precursor has protein sequence MTHTKPSGLSLTRRRFLAGSAALGGSMMLPGLMNAAWAAGSDAPEKKEIRMGFIPLTDCASVVMAAVKQFDQKYGIKIIPSKEASWAAVRDKLLSGELDAAHVLYGMVYGLQLGVAGPQQDMAVLMTLNNNGQAITLSNQLKQAGVTDAASLKKTVDASAKGTYTFAQTFPTGTHAMWLYYWLANAGIHPFDDVRNVVVPPPQMVMNMKIGNMSGFCVGEPWNQRAIAEDIGFTAVTSQEIWPDHPEKVLGTTGNWVTANPNSARALTAAVLDAARWIDSSDANRQETAQVVAGRAYINTRPEIITGRMLGQYQNGLGKSWQDSHAMRFFHDGEVSYPYLSDGMWFLTQHRRWGLLNAEPDYLAVAKKINRIEIYKQAASAVGGVNLPGSDMRTSTLLDGKRWDGSNPAEYANSFTLKR, from the coding sequence ATGACGCACACCAAACCCTCCGGACTTAGCCTGACGCGCCGCCGTTTTTTGGCCGGTAGTGCGGCGTTGGGCGGCAGCATGATGTTGCCCGGCCTGATGAACGCCGCCTGGGCGGCAGGCTCTGACGCCCCGGAGAAAAAAGAGATCCGCATGGGCTTTATTCCACTTACCGATTGCGCTTCGGTGGTGATGGCGGCGGTGAAACAGTTCGATCAGAAGTACGGCATCAAAATTATCCCCAGCAAGGAGGCCAGTTGGGCGGCAGTACGCGACAAACTTTTGTCCGGTGAACTGGATGCGGCGCACGTACTGTACGGCATGGTGTATGGCCTGCAGCTTGGCGTCGCCGGACCGCAGCAGGATATGGCGGTGTTGATGACGCTCAACAACAACGGTCAGGCGATTACGCTCTCCAACCAGTTAAAGCAGGCCGGTGTCACCGATGCTGCGAGCTTGAAAAAAACCGTCGATGCCAGCGCCAAAGGCACCTATACCTTCGCCCAAACCTTCCCGACCGGCACCCACGCCATGTGGCTGTATTACTGGCTGGCTAACGCCGGAATACACCCGTTTGACGACGTACGCAATGTGGTGGTGCCGCCGCCGCAGATGGTGATGAACATGAAAATCGGCAACATGAGCGGCTTTTGCGTTGGTGAGCCGTGGAACCAACGTGCAATTGCGGAAGACATTGGTTTTACCGCCGTGACCAGCCAGGAGATTTGGCCCGATCACCCGGAAAAGGTGCTGGGTACCACCGGCAACTGGGTGACGGCCAACCCCAATAGCGCCCGCGCGCTGACCGCTGCGGTACTGGACGCCGCACGCTGGATCGACAGTTCGGACGCCAACCGACAGGAAACCGCTCAGGTGGTGGCGGGGCGCGCCTATATCAACACCAGGCCGGAAATCATTACCGGCCGCATGCTCGGCCAATATCAGAACGGTCTGGGCAAGTCGTGGCAGGACTCGCATGCGATGCGTTTTTTCCACGATGGCGAGGTGAGCTACCCCTACCTGTCCGACGGCATGTGGTTCCTGACCCAGCATCGCCGCTGGGGCTTGTTGAATGCCGAACCGGACTATCTGGCCGTCGCGAAGAAAATCAACCGTATCGAAATCTATAAGCAGGCGGCCAGCGCGGTGGGTGGAGTAAACCTGCCCGGCAGCGATATGCGTACCAGCACGCTGTTAGACGGCAAGCGCTGGGACGGCAGCAATCCGGCGGAATACGCCAACAGTTTCACTTTAAAGCGTTGA
- the cmpB gene encoding Bicarbonate transport system permease protein CmpB, with translation MKNLAERIDIPASSRAEVSAEIVPLKRPVMPLPQRKARWGLLLQQSFRRGVPAALGLVLTLVVWQVAALNSKGFPTPWATWQAALVLFADPFYSAGPNDQGIGWNVLASLQRVATGFGLAALVGIPAGFLLGRFAFLANMLNPIISLLRPVSPLAWLPIGLLLFQRAEPASTWTIFICSIWPMILNTAEGVTRIPQDYLNVARVLKLSEWTVMRKILFPAVLPYVLTGVRLSIGIAWLVIVAAEMLTGGVGIGFWIWNEWNNLNVENIIIAIIVIGVVGLLLEQGLMLLAKRFSYPNR, from the coding sequence ATGAAAAATCTTGCTGAACGGATCGATATTCCTGCGTCATCGCGGGCAGAAGTCAGTGCGGAAATCGTGCCGCTAAAGCGCCCGGTAATGCCACTGCCGCAGCGCAAAGCCCGCTGGGGTTTGCTGTTACAGCAGAGTTTCCGCCGTGGCGTGCCCGCCGCGTTGGGATTGGTGCTGACCCTGGTGGTCTGGCAGGTTGCGGCGCTTAACAGCAAGGGTTTCCCTACGCCATGGGCCACCTGGCAGGCGGCACTGGTGCTGTTTGCCGACCCATTTTATTCCGCCGGGCCGAACGATCAGGGCATTGGCTGGAACGTACTGGCCTCGCTGCAGCGTGTGGCGACCGGTTTTGGGCTGGCGGCGCTGGTCGGTATTCCGGCCGGTTTTCTGCTGGGGCGCTTTGCGTTTTTGGCCAACATGCTCAACCCGATCATTTCACTGCTGCGCCCGGTCAGTCCGCTGGCCTGGTTGCCGATTGGTCTGTTGTTGTTCCAGCGGGCGGAGCCTGCTTCAACCTGGACCATTTTCATCTGTTCCATCTGGCCGATGATCCTCAACACCGCCGAGGGTGTCACGCGTATTCCGCAGGATTACCTCAACGTGGCGCGGGTGCTCAAGCTGTCGGAGTGGACGGTAATGCGCAAAATCCTGTTCCCGGCGGTGCTGCCTTATGTGCTGACCGGTGTTCGCCTGTCGATTGGCATCGCCTGGCTGGTGATTGTGGCGGCGGAAATGCTGACCGGCGGCGTTGGCATCGGTTTTTGGATCTGGAATGAGTGGAACAACCTCAACGTCGAAAACATCATTATTGCCATCATCGTGATCGGTGTGGTCGGGCTGCTGCTCGAACAGGGACTGATGTTACTGGCAAAACGTTTTAGTTATCCGAACCGTTAG